One window of the Eucalyptus grandis isolate ANBG69807.140 chromosome 6, ASM1654582v1, whole genome shotgun sequence genome contains the following:
- the LOC120294275 gene encoding protein TsetseEP-like, which produces MVKGDKELENEGMWTHLSPSFPLGHATALPSPLVCHSNPQLARRLPKQARAAVATVHTAARCPHLAHLKIEAGFVGFTAASRPVLEVFWASKPRLALEKVGHCRVSVELNRMDEVEAKSEEEGEIVELEEGHEDEPIEDKLEDEPVDEPEVEPKEDPEEEPEEEELEEDSDEEESEGDPEEDPEYDSDED; this is translated from the exons ATGGTCAAAGGAGACAAGGAATTGGAAAATGAAGGCATGTGGACCCATCTCTCCCCTTCCTTCCCCCTTGGTCATGCGACAGCCCTCCCCTCTCCCTTGGTGTGCCATTCGAACCCTCAGCTAGCAAGGAGACTGCCGAAGCAAGCCAGAGCAGCCGTCGCCACCGTTCACACCGCTGCACGTTGTCCTCACCTCGCGCAT CTCAAAATAGAGGCTGGTTTTGTGGGTTTCACAGCAGCTTCTAGGCCTGTTTTGGAGGTGTTCTGGGCCTCGAAACCTAGGCTTGCTTTGGAGAAAGTCGGCCATTGTCGCGTTTCTGTCGAGTTGAACCGAATG GATGAagttgaggccaag agtgaagaagaaggggagatcgTTGAGCTGGAGGAGGGACATGAGGATGAGCCTATAGAGGACAAGCTTGAGGATGAACCCGTGGATGAACCTGAGGTGGAACCCAAGGAGGACCCTGAAGAAGAGCCTGAAGAAGAGGAGCTGGAAGAAGACTCTGATGAAGAGGAGTCAGAGGGGGATCCAGAGGAGGATCCTGAGTATGACTCGGATGAAGATTGA